A region from the Lutra lutra chromosome 1, mLutLut1.2, whole genome shotgun sequence genome encodes:
- the INKA1 gene encoding PAK4-inhibitor INKA1, with translation MLGRRRRQRRRPELRRARSHGARRSAGARLAGPLGLLRAAPAGVRRGTGRPGGGSGTGMHSARLDSFLGQLRWELLCGRDTGSPPMSGPLPPPPKPSPRVLLSHQLRASDALDEDSVCCVEEEDEGVVIGDKGVVLGSPRENALDWDSGFSEVSGSTWREEELPVLQHPAPAAWPPRRQRLSASGIPLPSRVPGASAPPARRPRPKSTPDACLEHWRGLEAEDWTAALLNRGRSRQPLVLGDNCFADLVHNWMELPEAAGEGDDGGGPRARARPPQFLLGLSEQLRRQLARARRAAMAGKRLSCPPRPEPELPADISRFAALMSCRSRQPIICNDVSYL, from the exons ATGttggggcggcggcggcggcagcggcggcggccgGAGCTGCGGAGAGCGAGGAGCCACGGAGCCAGGCGGAGCGCGGGGGCGCGGCTGGCCGGCCCGCTGGGCCTTCTCCGTGCGGCTCCCGCTGGAGTTCGAAGAGGAACTGGCAGGCCTGGCGGGGGCTCCGGCACGGGCATGCACAGCGCTCGGCTTGACAGCTTCCTGGGCCAGCTCCGCTGGGAACTG CTGTGTGGCCGGGACACAGGTTCACCCCCCATGTCTGGCCCCCTTCCACCACCCCCCAAACCCAGTCCACGTGTTCTGCTCAGCCACCAACTCAGGGCCTCAGATGCCTTGGACGAGGACTCTGTCTGCTGTGtggaagaggaggatgaaggTGTGGTGATAGGCGACAAGGGTGTTGTCTTGGGGAGCCCCAGGGAGAATGCCCTGGACTGGGACTCTGGCTTCTCTGAAGTGTCGGGCAGCACgtggagagaggaagagctgCCGGTACTCCAGCACCCAGCACCTGCAGCATGGCCCCCGCGTAGACAGCGCCTCTCGGCCAGTGGCATTCCCCTGCCCAGCAGAGTTCCTGGGGCCAGTGCACCACCTGCCCGCCGACCACGGCCCAAGTCTACCCCGGATGCCTGCCTGGAGCATTGGCGGGGGCTGGAAGCTGAAGACTGGACAGCAGCCCTGCTGAACAGAGGTCGCAGTCGCCAGCCCCTGGTGCTGGGGGACAACTGTTTTGCTGACTTGGTGCACAACTGGATGGAGCTGCCAGAGGCAGCGGGTGAGGGGGACGATGGAGGTGGGCCCCGTGCCCGTGCCCGGCCCCCTCAGTTCTTGCTCGGGCTCTCAGAGCAGCTGCGGCGCCAGCTGGCCAGGGCACGCAGGGCGGCGATGGCGGGAAAGAGACTATCATGCCCACCTCGCCCGGAACCTGAACTGCCTGCAGACATCTCACGATTTGCAGCCCTCATGAGCTGCCGCAGCCGCCAACCCATCATCTGCAATGATGTCAGCTACCTCTGA
- the CDHR4 gene encoding cadherin-related family member 4 isoform X2: MALLRPPVLLLALVVSELHGLPWFINVSESQGPGAILYSFPVNCTSYVPTLELLYVRPPTTFFNPPSLNRQQKTYMAMVTLSSSARLDALAVNHYRLQLRLTCGRKVLEPTLSVGVHRDPGYSPCASQFANPGGEIIQVRETVTPGAQLYTLLLPGLQLQRAQLSINSAQDPPYFPGPFSINGQGWLLAPSQGLKGQAPKVFPLDVLVSFGQNQSCHRMLKVKVLPDPSSQISFLGQAPNVTILEDLAPGSNVVQVRARGLDVRYEIISPVPCPLFSIGREDGMVRTTAPLELAPARGVAITRLQVKAYERRRPWASVDLDVTVNVRSVNRWPPRCLPAMLVTEIPETTPVGTVLKTFTCTDPDSAGSPLNYELRFHSPPGPASLCLRGRALEVNATLDCDTPGACFQHAASILVLDGGQPPMTSEVPVLVMVTPVNEFSPACVPRTFRIREDAGPHTLLGSVVGTDKDYPHNSIEYYISGGPTTFSVDRFSGEVHLLGSLDYELQTLYRLTVLVTDHSQDQHPTQRRSGSCTITIEVEDVNDYAPKCQSPFQELTIYAPLGHSVEVTKVSCWVPQEPQRRAFSYSIVGGNSQSRFSLQGPILVHKSITWGPPWPEQPHTYELLIRVADAGPSIPHLSTTATVIVHLIPWSTSTVTTRTHRSPVPSVMTPLLVTDVEAFWQPEPWFVVVLTVTSALFLLALGWLFSRLFQGLAQMPQTPSKSAQALLLNSIQGTEESIEGFTEAPRTEMPRAPSSVMSLHFDGRAQDSRTGREYLFNTLTGARRWL; the protein is encoded by the exons ATGGCCCTGCTCAGGCCCCCGGTGCTTCTGCTAGCTCTGGTTGTCTCTG AACTTCACGGCCTGCCCTGGTTCATAAATGTCTCTGAGAGCCAGGGACCTGGTGCCATCCTTTACTCCTTCCCCGTCAACTGCACGTCTTACGTGCCCACCCTGGAGTTGCTCTACGTGCGGCCACCAACCACCTTCTTTAACCCACCCAGCCTGAACAGGCAGCAGAAGACCTACATGGCCATG GTGACCTTAAGCAGCTCGGCCCGGCTGGATGCCCTGGCAGTGAATCACTACAGACTGCAGCTGCGGCTCACATGTGGCAGGAAAGTGTTGGAGCCAACCCTCTCTGTGGGCGTGCACCGGGACCCTGGCTACAGCCCATGTGCCAGCCAATTTGCCAACCCAG GTGGGGAAATCATTCAGGTTCGGGAAACGGTCACCCCTGGGGCCCAGCTGTACACTCTGCTGCTCCCAGGCCTGCAACTCCAGCGTGCCCAG CTAAGCATCAACAGTGCCCAGGACCCTCCATACTTCCCTGGACCTTTCTCCATCAATGGGCAAGGCTGGCTGCTGGCACCATCCCAGGGCCTCAAAGGCCAGGCTCCAAAG GTCTTCCCGCTTGACGTTTTGGTGAGCTTTGGCCAAAATCAAAGCTGCCACAGGATGCTGAAGGTGAAAGTTTTGCCTGATCCCTCCAGTCAGATCTCCTTCCT GGGACAGGCCCCAAATGTCACCATCCTGGAGGACCTGGCCCCCGGCAGTAATGTAGTTCAGGTTCGAGCCCGGGGCTTAGACGTGCGCTACGAAATCATCTCCCCGGTGCCCTGCCCGCTCTTCTCCATCGGACGTG AGGACGGCATGGTCCGCACCACCGCACCCCTGGAGTTGGCGCCCGCCCGGGGCGTGGCGATCACTAGGCTTCAGGTGAAGGCCTATGAGCGGCGCAGACCGTGGGCCAGCGTTGACCTCGATGTCACGGTGAACGTGCGTTCGGTCAACCGCTGGCCCCCGCGCTGCCTCCCAGCGATGCTGGT GACTGAAATCCCAGAGACCACGCCGGTGGGCACTGTGCTGAAAACCTTCACTTGCACTGATCCCGACTCTGCTGGCTCCCCCCTCAACTACGAGCTGCGGTTCCACAGCCCGCCTGGTCCAGCTAGCCTCTGCCTTCGAGGCAGGGCCTTGGAG GTGAATGCCACACTGGACTGTGACACTCCTGGGGCCTGCTTTCAGCATGCAGCTTCCATCCTGGTGCTCGATGGTGGTCAGCCCCCCATGACCA GTGAGGTGCCAGTATTGGTGATGGTGACTCCTGTCAATGAGTTCTCCCCCGCCTGTGTCCCTCGCACATTCCGGATCCGGGAGGATGCAGGGCCCCACACCCTGCTGGGCTCTGTGGTGGGCACAGACAAGGATTACCCGCACAACAGCATCGAGTACTACATCTCTGGTGGGCCCACCACCTTCTCTGTGGACCGTTTCAGCG GGGAGGTTCACCTCCTGGGATCTTTGGACTATGAGCTGCAGACACTGTACAGGCTCACTGTCCTGGTGACTGACCATAGCCAAGACCAGCACCCCACCCAGCGCCGCTCTGGCTCCTGCACCATTACCATCGAGGTTGAG GATGTGAATGACTATGCCCCCAAGTGTCAGTCCCCATTTCAAGAACTCACCATCTATGCTCCTCTGGGCCATAGTGTGGAGGTGACCAAGGTGTCATGTTGGGTTCCTCAGGAGCCACAGCGTCGGGCCTTCTCCTACAGCATCGTGGGAG GGAACAGTCAGAGCCGATTCAGCCTGCAAGGACCCATCCTGGTGCACAAGAGCATCACGTGGGGACCCCCCTGGCCAGAGCAGCCCCATACTTATGAGCTATTGATCCGGGTGGCTGATGCAggtccctccatcccccacctcaGCACCACAGCCACTGTCATTGTGCATCTCATTCCCTGGAGCACCAGCACAGTGACCACCCGCACCCACAGATCCCCA GTGCCTTCGGTGATGACACCCCTGCTTGTGACAGACGTGGAGGCTTTCTGGCAGCCGGAACCTTGGTTTGTGGTGGTGCTGACTGTGACAAGTGCCCTCTTTCTCTTGGCTCTGGGCTGGCTCTTCAGCAGGCTCTTCCAGGG GTTGGCCCAGATGCCGCAGACACCAAGCAAATCAGCCCAGGCTCTGCTACTAAACAG TATCCAGGGAACTGAGGAGTCCATTGAGGGGTTCACGGAGGCACCGAGGACAGAGATGCCCCGGGCACCCAGCAGTGTCATGAGCCTG CACTTCGATGGCAGAGCACAGGACTCCC GTACAGGCAGAGAATACTTGTTCAACACGCTCACGGGAGCCCGGCGCTGGCTCTGA
- the CDHR4 gene encoding cadherin-related family member 4 isoform X3 — protein sequence MALLRPPVLLLALVVSELHGLPWFINVSESQGPGAILYSFPVNCTSYVPTLELLYVRPPTTFFNPPSLNRQQKTYMAMVTLSSSARLDALAVNHYRLQLRLTCGRKVLEPTLSVGVHRDPGYSPCASQFANPGGEIIQVRETVTPGAQLYTLLLPGLQLQRAQLSINSAQDPPYFPGPFSINGQGWLLAPSQGLKGQAPKVFPLDVLVSFGQNQSCHRMLKVKVLPDPSSQISFLGQAPNVTILEDLAPGSNVVQVRARGLDVRYEIISPVPCPLFSIGREDGMVRTTAPLELAPARGVAITRLQVKAYERRRPWASVDLDVTVNVRSVNRWPPRCLPAMLVTEIPETTPVGTVLKTFTCTDPDSAGSPLNYELRFHSPPGPASLCLRGRALEVNATLDCDTPGACFQHAASILVLDGGQPPMTREVHLLGSLDYELQTLYRLTVLVTDHSQDQHPTQRRSGSCTITIEVEDVNDYAPKCQSPFQELTIYAPLGHSVEVTKVSCWVPQEPQRRAFSYSIVGGNSQSRFSLQGPILVHKSITWGPPWPEQPHTYELLIRVADAGPSIPHLSTTATVIVHLIPWSTSTVTTRTHRSPVPSVMTPLLVTDVEAFWQPEPWFVVVLTVTSALFLLALGWLFSRLFQGLAQMPQTPSKSAQALLLNSIQGTEESIEGFTEAPRTEMPRAPSSVMSLQHFDGRAQDSRTGREYLFNTLTGARRWL from the exons ATGGCCCTGCTCAGGCCCCCGGTGCTTCTGCTAGCTCTGGTTGTCTCTG AACTTCACGGCCTGCCCTGGTTCATAAATGTCTCTGAGAGCCAGGGACCTGGTGCCATCCTTTACTCCTTCCCCGTCAACTGCACGTCTTACGTGCCCACCCTGGAGTTGCTCTACGTGCGGCCACCAACCACCTTCTTTAACCCACCCAGCCTGAACAGGCAGCAGAAGACCTACATGGCCATG GTGACCTTAAGCAGCTCGGCCCGGCTGGATGCCCTGGCAGTGAATCACTACAGACTGCAGCTGCGGCTCACATGTGGCAGGAAAGTGTTGGAGCCAACCCTCTCTGTGGGCGTGCACCGGGACCCTGGCTACAGCCCATGTGCCAGCCAATTTGCCAACCCAG GTGGGGAAATCATTCAGGTTCGGGAAACGGTCACCCCTGGGGCCCAGCTGTACACTCTGCTGCTCCCAGGCCTGCAACTCCAGCGTGCCCAG CTAAGCATCAACAGTGCCCAGGACCCTCCATACTTCCCTGGACCTTTCTCCATCAATGGGCAAGGCTGGCTGCTGGCACCATCCCAGGGCCTCAAAGGCCAGGCTCCAAAG GTCTTCCCGCTTGACGTTTTGGTGAGCTTTGGCCAAAATCAAAGCTGCCACAGGATGCTGAAGGTGAAAGTTTTGCCTGATCCCTCCAGTCAGATCTCCTTCCT GGGACAGGCCCCAAATGTCACCATCCTGGAGGACCTGGCCCCCGGCAGTAATGTAGTTCAGGTTCGAGCCCGGGGCTTAGACGTGCGCTACGAAATCATCTCCCCGGTGCCCTGCCCGCTCTTCTCCATCGGACGTG AGGACGGCATGGTCCGCACCACCGCACCCCTGGAGTTGGCGCCCGCCCGGGGCGTGGCGATCACTAGGCTTCAGGTGAAGGCCTATGAGCGGCGCAGACCGTGGGCCAGCGTTGACCTCGATGTCACGGTGAACGTGCGTTCGGTCAACCGCTGGCCCCCGCGCTGCCTCCCAGCGATGCTGGT GACTGAAATCCCAGAGACCACGCCGGTGGGCACTGTGCTGAAAACCTTCACTTGCACTGATCCCGACTCTGCTGGCTCCCCCCTCAACTACGAGCTGCGGTTCCACAGCCCGCCTGGTCCAGCTAGCCTCTGCCTTCGAGGCAGGGCCTTGGAG GTGAATGCCACACTGGACTGTGACACTCCTGGGGCCTGCTTTCAGCATGCAGCTTCCATCCTGGTGCTCGATGGTGGTCAGCCCCCCATGACCA GGGAGGTTCACCTCCTGGGATCTTTGGACTATGAGCTGCAGACACTGTACAGGCTCACTGTCCTGGTGACTGACCATAGCCAAGACCAGCACCCCACCCAGCGCCGCTCTGGCTCCTGCACCATTACCATCGAGGTTGAG GATGTGAATGACTATGCCCCCAAGTGTCAGTCCCCATTTCAAGAACTCACCATCTATGCTCCTCTGGGCCATAGTGTGGAGGTGACCAAGGTGTCATGTTGGGTTCCTCAGGAGCCACAGCGTCGGGCCTTCTCCTACAGCATCGTGGGAG GGAACAGTCAGAGCCGATTCAGCCTGCAAGGACCCATCCTGGTGCACAAGAGCATCACGTGGGGACCCCCCTGGCCAGAGCAGCCCCATACTTATGAGCTATTGATCCGGGTGGCTGATGCAggtccctccatcccccacctcaGCACCACAGCCACTGTCATTGTGCATCTCATTCCCTGGAGCACCAGCACAGTGACCACCCGCACCCACAGATCCCCA GTGCCTTCGGTGATGACACCCCTGCTTGTGACAGACGTGGAGGCTTTCTGGCAGCCGGAACCTTGGTTTGTGGTGGTGCTGACTGTGACAAGTGCCCTCTTTCTCTTGGCTCTGGGCTGGCTCTTCAGCAGGCTCTTCCAGGG GTTGGCCCAGATGCCGCAGACACCAAGCAAATCAGCCCAGGCTCTGCTACTAAACAG TATCCAGGGAACTGAGGAGTCCATTGAGGGGTTCACGGAGGCACCGAGGACAGAGATGCCCCGGGCACCCAGCAGTGTCATGAGCCTG CAGCACTTCGATGGCAGAGCACAGGACTCCC GTACAGGCAGAGAATACTTGTTCAACACGCTCACGGGAGCCCGGCGCTGGCTCTGA
- the CDHR4 gene encoding cadherin-related family member 4 isoform X1 encodes MALLRPPVLLLALVVSELHGLPWFINVSESQGPGAILYSFPVNCTSYVPTLELLYVRPPTTFFNPPSLNRQQKTYMAMVTLSSSARLDALAVNHYRLQLRLTCGRKVLEPTLSVGVHRDPGYSPCASQFANPGGEIIQVRETVTPGAQLYTLLLPGLQLQRAQLSINSAQDPPYFPGPFSINGQGWLLAPSQGLKGQAPKVFPLDVLVSFGQNQSCHRMLKVKVLPDPSSQISFLGQAPNVTILEDLAPGSNVVQVRARGLDVRYEIISPVPCPLFSIGREDGMVRTTAPLELAPARGVAITRLQVKAYERRRPWASVDLDVTVNVRSVNRWPPRCLPAMLVTEIPETTPVGTVLKTFTCTDPDSAGSPLNYELRFHSPPGPASLCLRGRALEVNATLDCDTPGACFQHAASILVLDGGQPPMTSEVPVLVMVTPVNEFSPACVPRTFRIREDAGPHTLLGSVVGTDKDYPHNSIEYYISGGPTTFSVDRFSGEVHLLGSLDYELQTLYRLTVLVTDHSQDQHPTQRRSGSCTITIEVEDVNDYAPKCQSPFQELTIYAPLGHSVEVTKVSCWVPQEPQRRAFSYSIVGGNSQSRFSLQGPILVHKSITWGPPWPEQPHTYELLIRVADAGPSIPHLSTTATVIVHLIPWSTSTVTTRTHRSPVPSVMTPLLVTDVEAFWQPEPWFVVVLTVTSALFLLALGWLFSRLFQGLAQMPQTPSKSAQALLLNSIQGTEESIEGFTEAPRTEMPRAPSSVMSLQHFDGRAQDSRTGREYLFNTLTGARRWL; translated from the exons ATGGCCCTGCTCAGGCCCCCGGTGCTTCTGCTAGCTCTGGTTGTCTCTG AACTTCACGGCCTGCCCTGGTTCATAAATGTCTCTGAGAGCCAGGGACCTGGTGCCATCCTTTACTCCTTCCCCGTCAACTGCACGTCTTACGTGCCCACCCTGGAGTTGCTCTACGTGCGGCCACCAACCACCTTCTTTAACCCACCCAGCCTGAACAGGCAGCAGAAGACCTACATGGCCATG GTGACCTTAAGCAGCTCGGCCCGGCTGGATGCCCTGGCAGTGAATCACTACAGACTGCAGCTGCGGCTCACATGTGGCAGGAAAGTGTTGGAGCCAACCCTCTCTGTGGGCGTGCACCGGGACCCTGGCTACAGCCCATGTGCCAGCCAATTTGCCAACCCAG GTGGGGAAATCATTCAGGTTCGGGAAACGGTCACCCCTGGGGCCCAGCTGTACACTCTGCTGCTCCCAGGCCTGCAACTCCAGCGTGCCCAG CTAAGCATCAACAGTGCCCAGGACCCTCCATACTTCCCTGGACCTTTCTCCATCAATGGGCAAGGCTGGCTGCTGGCACCATCCCAGGGCCTCAAAGGCCAGGCTCCAAAG GTCTTCCCGCTTGACGTTTTGGTGAGCTTTGGCCAAAATCAAAGCTGCCACAGGATGCTGAAGGTGAAAGTTTTGCCTGATCCCTCCAGTCAGATCTCCTTCCT GGGACAGGCCCCAAATGTCACCATCCTGGAGGACCTGGCCCCCGGCAGTAATGTAGTTCAGGTTCGAGCCCGGGGCTTAGACGTGCGCTACGAAATCATCTCCCCGGTGCCCTGCCCGCTCTTCTCCATCGGACGTG AGGACGGCATGGTCCGCACCACCGCACCCCTGGAGTTGGCGCCCGCCCGGGGCGTGGCGATCACTAGGCTTCAGGTGAAGGCCTATGAGCGGCGCAGACCGTGGGCCAGCGTTGACCTCGATGTCACGGTGAACGTGCGTTCGGTCAACCGCTGGCCCCCGCGCTGCCTCCCAGCGATGCTGGT GACTGAAATCCCAGAGACCACGCCGGTGGGCACTGTGCTGAAAACCTTCACTTGCACTGATCCCGACTCTGCTGGCTCCCCCCTCAACTACGAGCTGCGGTTCCACAGCCCGCCTGGTCCAGCTAGCCTCTGCCTTCGAGGCAGGGCCTTGGAG GTGAATGCCACACTGGACTGTGACACTCCTGGGGCCTGCTTTCAGCATGCAGCTTCCATCCTGGTGCTCGATGGTGGTCAGCCCCCCATGACCA GTGAGGTGCCAGTATTGGTGATGGTGACTCCTGTCAATGAGTTCTCCCCCGCCTGTGTCCCTCGCACATTCCGGATCCGGGAGGATGCAGGGCCCCACACCCTGCTGGGCTCTGTGGTGGGCACAGACAAGGATTACCCGCACAACAGCATCGAGTACTACATCTCTGGTGGGCCCACCACCTTCTCTGTGGACCGTTTCAGCG GGGAGGTTCACCTCCTGGGATCTTTGGACTATGAGCTGCAGACACTGTACAGGCTCACTGTCCTGGTGACTGACCATAGCCAAGACCAGCACCCCACCCAGCGCCGCTCTGGCTCCTGCACCATTACCATCGAGGTTGAG GATGTGAATGACTATGCCCCCAAGTGTCAGTCCCCATTTCAAGAACTCACCATCTATGCTCCTCTGGGCCATAGTGTGGAGGTGACCAAGGTGTCATGTTGGGTTCCTCAGGAGCCACAGCGTCGGGCCTTCTCCTACAGCATCGTGGGAG GGAACAGTCAGAGCCGATTCAGCCTGCAAGGACCCATCCTGGTGCACAAGAGCATCACGTGGGGACCCCCCTGGCCAGAGCAGCCCCATACTTATGAGCTATTGATCCGGGTGGCTGATGCAggtccctccatcccccacctcaGCACCACAGCCACTGTCATTGTGCATCTCATTCCCTGGAGCACCAGCACAGTGACCACCCGCACCCACAGATCCCCA GTGCCTTCGGTGATGACACCCCTGCTTGTGACAGACGTGGAGGCTTTCTGGCAGCCGGAACCTTGGTTTGTGGTGGTGCTGACTGTGACAAGTGCCCTCTTTCTCTTGGCTCTGGGCTGGCTCTTCAGCAGGCTCTTCCAGGG GTTGGCCCAGATGCCGCAGACACCAAGCAAATCAGCCCAGGCTCTGCTACTAAACAG TATCCAGGGAACTGAGGAGTCCATTGAGGGGTTCACGGAGGCACCGAGGACAGAGATGCCCCGGGCACCCAGCAGTGTCATGAGCCTG CAGCACTTCGATGGCAGAGCACAGGACTCCC GTACAGGCAGAGAATACTTGTTCAACACGCTCACGGGAGCCCGGCGCTGGCTCTGA